The nucleotide window AAAAGACTGGCAGACCAAGGTAGTTGACTCTGCCAAACCTGTCTTTGTAGACTTTTGGGCCGAGTGGTGTGGACCATGCAGAATGGTAGGACCAGTCGTAGAAGAGCTAGCAAAAGACTATGATGGCAAGGTAGAGTTTGTCAAGGTAAACGTCGATGAGGCAAACGAGCTGGCAGCAAAATACAACATCTTTTCAATTCCGACACTAATGTTGCTAAACAAAGGCCAAGTCGTAGCGCAACAAGTAGGCGCCGCATCAAAGGAATCATACAAAAACATGATCGAGCGCGCACTTGCAAACGCCTAAACTTTTCTTTTTCGATCCCAAATAATTAATATCCGTTGAATGGATTTTTGACATGTCACTAGGCGAAGTAGATACACTCAATCTTTTAGCAGAAAAATTAGACAATCTGTTCAAGGATTCTCAAGGATATTACGAGTCATTCTTGGATGCAAACAATCTCTTCAAGCAAGGAAAGATGACTGAAAAAGAGTTTTTTGAAAAACTTGGTGACTATACCGTCGCATATTCAGCATTAGAGTTTTTGGCAGTCAAGGTAATCTTTGAGCTCAAAAAAGCACTGGATAGAGCTGGCGCTGGCGGCATGGGTGGAACACAATCGCCTGGACTGATGCCGGGAATGGGCTCGCCTGGCATGGGAATGCCTGGAATGGGACGAGTACCAGTGATGCCTGCACAAACACCTGGCAGGCCGCCATCTGTAGTATCTGCACAGCAAGGATTCTCATCTCCTGGAACACTGCCATCACCTGATCCATCATTGATGCCAAAATCATCTGTATCGTCTGGCGGATGCAGATCATGCGGAGCTGATTTGCGAGCTGGTGCTAAATTCTGCACAAAGTGCGGAACTAAAACATAAAAAATAAAAAAGTTATTTTTGCCACATTTTTTGCCAGGTCTTTGCAAAGCTGTTCATTAATTCGCCATATGCCTTTAGCTGGTCCATTCCTGCTTGGTTTGTGACATTTTCCCAGTTTCTATCAAACTGTTTGAATGCTTCTAGTGCTGCATTGTTCATTGCCTTTTGCCAGTTTTCATGAAACTCTTTGATGGTCTTCTCGCTGGACTCACTTGCTGCCTTGAGCATTACCTCATTGTACTTTGATTGAATCTCACCGCTTGTCTTTTTGAGTGTCTCAAAGTTCTGTGCCCATTTTTTTAGCAGATTCGAGTATTCTGCCCACAAAGAATCCCAATTCTTTGATTTTGTAGTCTTGGCCGCCTTTTTCTTTGCCATGGTGATATAGTATAGTGATTTGAGATAAAGATTCTCTAATCCTGGGTTGCGCCGCATTCGGTGCAAAACTTGGCAGAAGCCGAAATCTTGGAGCCACATTCTGAGCAAAACTTGACATCAGAACCAGTCACCTTGTTGACATTCCCATAAGTACCTGTGATTCTTACTGCTCCTGTTGGCTCATAGTGTTCATCGTCTATGATCTCAACTGGTGCAAAGTCTTTTTCCTCAATGTATGCCAGAATTCGTGGTATGGTGTTGTCCTTGTCCTTTGGGTCCGGGATAATATCACCTAGCCAGAACGCATAGCGCATCAGCGTAAGCTCTGGTGTTGAAAACGCCAAAGTATGTGCAGACATGTAATCCTGAGCTGATTGTTTTCCGTTAAAGACCTTCATGGAGTGAATTTGATTTGTAGACCTATAATGTTTACTGGGAATATTTTACGAATTTTAGGCATCGCCTATTTACAATTGTAAAGTATTCTGTTTAACTATGGTTTTCCAGTAGGGATATCATGGCAGAGCAAAAACAGCTGAGGCGAACCGCACTAAAAATAGGTGGAATGCACTGTGCTGGATGTGTAAACTCAATTCAATACTTTGTATCAAAGCTGGACGGTGTCCAAAAATGTGAGGTGAACTTGGCCACACAAAAGGCATCAGTCGAATTTGATCCAAATATTGTAGGGTTATCCAAAATAGAAAGCGCAGTAAATG belongs to Candidatus Nitrosotenuis cloacae and includes:
- the trxA gene encoding thioredoxin; this encodes MALGHISNAKDWQTKVVDSAKPVFVDFWAEWCGPCRMVGPVVEELAKDYDGKVEFVKVNVDEANELAAKYNIFSIPTLMLLNKGQVVAQQVGAASKESYKNMIERALANA
- a CDS encoding zinc ribbon domain-containing protein, with product MSLGEVDTLNLLAEKLDNLFKDSQGYYESFLDANNLFKQGKMTEKEFFEKLGDYTVAYSALEFLAVKVIFELKKALDRAGAGGMGGTQSPGLMPGMGSPGMGMPGMGRVPVMPAQTPGRPPSVVSAQQGFSSPGTLPSPDPSLMPKSSVSSGGCRSCGADLRAGAKFCTKCGTKT
- a CDS encoding zinc ribbon domain-containing protein; translated protein: MKVFNGKQSAQDYMSAHTLAFSTPELTLMRYAFWLGDIIPDPKDKDNTIPRILAYIEEKDFAPVEIIDDEHYEPTGAVRITGTYGNVNKVTGSDVKFCSECGSKISASAKFCTECGATQD